The Musa acuminata AAA Group cultivar baxijiao chromosome BXJ2-2, Cavendish_Baxijiao_AAA, whole genome shotgun sequence genome has a segment encoding these proteins:
- the LOC135605518 gene encoding probable diphthine methyl ester synthase, with amino-acid sequence MLYIIGLGLGDERDITVRGLDAVRSCHKVYVEAYTSLLSFGLASDGLSRMEKLYGRDVVVADREMVEERADEILSEAVDSDVAFLVVGDPFGATTHTDLVVRAKKMGLKVKVIHNASVMNAIGACGLQLYHYGETISIPFFTDTWRPDSFYPKIQKNRQLGLHTLCLLDIRVKEPSLESLCRGRKCYEPPKYMSIHIAINQLLEVEETNGGSAYNAETKCVGIARLGNDDQMIVAGSMKELLDIDFGPPLHCLVIVGETHPVEEEMLEFYSIKS; translated from the exons ATGCTGTACATCATCGGGTTGGGGCTGGGTGACGAGAGGGACATCACCGTCAGAGGTCTCGACGCGGTCCGCAGCTGCCACAAGGTCTACGTGGAGGCCTACACCTCCCTCCTCTCCTTCGGCCTCGCTTCCGATGGCCTCTCCAGAATG GAGAAACTGTACGGAAGGGACGTCGTGGTCGCCGACCGGGAGATGGTCGAGGAGCGGGCTGATGAGATCCTCTCCGAAGCTGTAGATTCTGATGTTGCCTTCTTGGTTGTTGGAGATCCTTTCGG AGCAACGACCCATACTGATCTGGTTGTCCGGGCAAAAAAGATGGGGCTGAAAGTTAAGGTGATACATAATGCATCAGTTATGAATGCGATTGGAGCTTGTGGTTTGCAACTTTACCACTATGGCGAGACAATTTCCATACCGTTCTTTACAGATACATGGAGACCAGATAGTTTCTATCCAAAGATTCAAAAAAATCGACAGCTTGGCTTGCATACACTCTGCCTGTTAG ATATACGAGTTAAGGAACCATCATTGGAGTCATTGTGCAG AGGACGGAAGTGTTACGAACCACCAAAATATATGAGTATCCACATTGCTATAAATCAACTCTTGGAGGTTGAAGAGACTAATGGAGGATCTG CTTACAATGCAGAGACAAAATGTGTAGGAATCGCTCGCCTTGGTAATGATGATCAGATGATAGTTGCAGGATCAATGAAAGAATTACTTGATATTGATTTTGGTCCACCACTTCACTGCCTTGTTATAGTAGGAGAGACTCACCCTGTGGAAGAGGAGATGCTAGAATTCTATTCAATCAAGTCATGA
- the LOC135605517 gene encoding magnesium-chelatase subunit ChlH, chloroplastic, which produces MSSLVTTPFSALRNSAATRSDGLSSVVQKNVFLHSFLPRRKQLGQAPRGRRSFGVSCAAVGNGLFTQTNPEVRRILPDSNPGLPRVKVVYVVLEAQYQSSLSAAVRSLNSSRQHASFEVVGYLVEELRDEETYQTFCKDLEDANIFIGSLIFVEELALKVKDAVEKQRDRMDAVLVFPSMPEVMRLNKLGTFSMSQLGQSKSPFFQLFKRKKQSAGFAESMLKLVRTLPKVLKYLPSDKAQDARLYILSLQFWLGGSPENLQNFLKMIAGSYVPALKGTKIEYADPVLFLDSGIWHPLAPAMYDDAKEYLNWYGTRRDANERLKDPNAPVIGLVLQRSHIVTGDDGHYVAVIMELEARGAKVIPIFAGGLDFSGPTERYLIDPITNKPFVNAVVSLTGFALVGGPARQDHPRAIEALRKLDVPYIVALPLVFQTTEEWLNSTLGLHPIQVALQVALPELDGGMEPIVFSGRDARTGKSHALHKRVEQLCTRAIRWAELKRKSKEEKRLAITVFSFPPDKGNVGTAAYLNVFSSIFSVLKGLKKDGYDVDGLPDTTEALIEDVIHDKEAKFSSPNLNIAHKMTVREYQALTPYASALEESWGKPPGNLNSDGEHLLVYGKQYGNVFIGVQPTFGYEGDPMRLLFSKSASPHHGFAAYYSFVEKIFKADAVLHFGTHGSLEFMPGKQVGMSDVCYPDSLIGNIPNIYYYAANNPSEATIAKRRSYANTISYLTPPAENAGLYKGLKQLAELISSYQSLKDTGRGPQIVSSIISTAKQCNLDKDVALPEEGEEISAKERDLVVGKVYSKIMEIESRLLPCGLHVIGEPPSAMEAVATLVNIAALDRPEDGIYSLPGILAETVGRNIEDVYRGSDKGILADVELLRQITEASRGAISAFVDRTTNKRGQVVDVAEKLTSVLGFGLVEPWMQYLSKTKFIRADREKLRTLFQFLGECLKLVVADNELASLKQALEGSYVEPGPGGDPIRNPKVLPTGKNIHALDPQAIPTAAALQSAKVVVDRLLERQKADNGGKYPETVALVLWGTDNIKTYGESLAQVLWMIGVRPVADTFGRVNRVEPVSLEELGRPRVDVVVNCSGVFRDLFINQMNLLDRAVKMVAELDEPEEQNYVRKHALQQASELGVPVREAATRVFSNASGSYSSNVNLAVENSSWNDEQQLQDMYLSRKSFAFDCDAPGAGMTEKRKAFEMALSTADATFQNLDSSEISLTDVSHYFDSDPTNLVQSLRKDGRKPSAYIADTTTANAQVRTLAETVRLDARTKLLNPKWYEGMMSSGYEGVREIEKRLTNTVGWSATSGQVDNWVYEEANTTFINDEEMRRRLMETNPNSFRKLVQTFLEASGRGYWETSEDNIERLRQLYSEIEDKIEGIER; this is translated from the exons ATGTCGTCCCTGGTGACAACCCCCTTCTCCGCCCTACGCAATTCAGCAGCAACGAGATCGGACGGCCTCTCCTCGGTCGTCCAGAAGAATGTCTTCCTCCACTCCTTCCTTCCCAGGAGGAAGCAGCTCGGCCAAGCCCCCCGCGGCCGGCGGAGCTTCGGAGTGAGCTGCGCCGCCGTCGGCAACGGCCTCTTCACCCAGACGAACCCCGAGGTCCGCCGCATCCTCCCGGACTCCAACCCGGGCCTCCCCAGGGTGAAGGTCGTCTACGTTGTCCTGGAGGCCCAGTACCAGTCGTCGCTGTCGGCCGCCGTCAGGTCCCTCAACAGCAGCCGCCAGCACGCGTCGTTCGAGGTGGTGGGTTACCTGGTGGAGGAGTTGCGGGATGAGGAGACCTACCAGACCTTCTGCAAGGACCTCGAGGACGCCAACATCTTCATCGGCTCGCTCATCTTCGTGGAGGAGCTGGCGCTGAAGGTGAAGGACGCGGTGGAGAAGCAGAGGGATCGGATGGACGCCGTCCTCGTCTTCCCCTCCATGCCGGAGGTCATGCGGCTGAACAAGCTGGGCACCTTCAGCATGTCGCAGCTGGGCCAGTCGAAGAGCCCCTTCTTCCAGCTCTTCAAGAGAAAGAAGCAGTCCGCCGGGTTCGCGGAGAGCATGCTCAAGCTGGTCCGGACGCTGCCCAAGGTTCTCAAGTACTTGCCGAGCGACAAGGCTCAGGATGCCCGGCTTTACATTCTCAGTCTGCAGTTCTGGCTCGGAGGATCGCCGGAAAATCTCCAGAACTTCCTCAAGATGATCGCCGGCTCGTACGTGCCGGCGCTTAAGGGCACGAAGATCGAGTACGCCGACCCCGTCCTCTTCTTGGACAGTGGCATATGGCACCCGCTGGCTCCGGCAATGTACGACGACGCGAAGGAGTACTTGAACTGGTACGGGACAAGAAGAGACGCCAACGAGAGGCTCAAGGATCCCAACGCGCCAGTGATTGGGCTGGTCCTTCAGAGGAGTCACATCGTCACCGGCGACGACGGGCACTACGTGGCGGTGATCATGGAGCTGGAGGCCAGAGGTGCTAAAGTGATACCAATCTTCGCCGGCGGGCTGGATTTCTCAGGGCCTACGGAGAGGTACCTGATCGACCCGATCACCAACAAGCCGTTCGTCAACGCCGTGGTGTCCCTGACCGGGTTCGCCCTCGTGGGCGGCCCAGCGAGGCAAGACCATCCGAGGGCCATCGAGGCACTGAGGAAGCTCGATGTCCCGTACATTGTGGCGCTTCCCCTGGTGTTCCAGACCACCGAAGAGTGGCTCAACAGCACCCTGGGTCTGCACCCGATTCAGGTGGCGCTGCAGGTGGCCCTCCCGGAGCTCGACGGCGGCATGGAACCCATCGTCTTCTCAGGCCGGGATGCAAGAACAG GGAAGTCGCATGCGTTGCATAAGAGGGTGGAGCAGCTGTGTACAAGGGCCATCAGGTGGGCTGAGCTAAAGAGGAAATCTAAG GAGGAGAAGAGACTGGCAATTACTGTTTTCAGCTTCCCACCAGACAAGGGCAACGTTGGGACAGCAGCATATCTCAATGTCTTCTCCTCCATCTTCTCTGTGCTCAAGGGACTCAAGAAAGATGGTTACGATGTCGATGGCCTACCTGATACAACTGAAGCCTTGATCGAAGATGTCATCCATGACAAGGAGGCCAAGTTCAGCAGCCCCAACCTTAACATCGCTCACAAGATGACCGTGCGAGAATACCAAGCCCTCACTCCCTACGCCTCCGCCTTGGAGGAGAGCTGGGGGAAGCCCCCTGGCAATCTCAATTctgatggcgagcatctcctggtCTATGGCAAGCAGTACGGCAACGTCTTCATCGGGGTGCAGCCGACGTTTGGTTACGAGGGCGACCCCATGCGCCTCCTCTTCTCCAAGTCCGCCAGCCCTCACCATGGCTTCGCAGCCTACTATTCCTTCGTGGAGAAGATCTTCAAGGCGGATGCTGTTCTCCACTTCGGCACTCATGGTTCCCTCGAGTTCATGCCCGGGAAGCAAGTCGGCATGAGCGACGTGTGCTACCCCGACAGCCTCATCGGCAACATCCCTAACATCTACTACTATGCGGCTAACAACCCATCCGAGGCCACCATCGCCAAGCGTCGAAGCTATGCCAACACCATCAGCTACCTGACACCACCTGCGGAGAACGCCGGGCTCTACAAGGGGCTCAAACAGCTCGCGGAGCTCATCTCGTCCTACCAGTCCCTCAAGGACACCGGGCGCGGCCCTCAGATCGTGAGCTCCATAATCAGCaccgccaagcagtgcaaccttgACAAGGATGTGGCTCtgccggaagaaggggaggagatcTCCGCCAAAGAGAGGGACCTCGTGGTGGGCAAGGTGTACTCCAAGATCATGGAGATAGAATCTCGATTGCTGCCATGCGGGCTCCACGTGATCGGTGAGCCTCCCTCGGCCATGGAGGCGGTGGCCACACTGGTGAACATCGCAGCGCTCGACCGCCCCGAGGATGGCATATACTCGCTGCCCGGCATACTGGCGGAGACCGTGGGGAGGAACATCGAGGACGTCTACAGAGGAAGCGACAAAGGGATACTAGCCGATGTGGAGCTCCTCCGGCAGATAACAGAGGCGTCGCGCGGCGCGATCTCGGCCTTCGTGGACCGGACGACGAACAAGAGAGGGCAAGTGGTGGACGTGGCCGAGAAGCTGACGTCGGTGCTCGGCTTCGGGCTGGTGGAGCCGTGGATGCAGTACCTGTCCAAGACCAAGTTCATAAGAGCGGACAGGGAGAAGCTTCGGACCCTGTTCCAGTTCTTGGGGGAGTGCTTGAAGCTTGTCGTGGCCGACAACGAGTTGGCGAGCTTGAAGCAAGCTCTCGAAGGCAGCTACGTCGAACCTGGGCCTGGCGGCGACCCCATCAGGAACCCGAAGGTGCTGCCGACCGGAAAGAACATCCATGCTCTGGACCCGCAGGCCATCCCGACGGCCGCAGCCTTGCAGAGCGCCAAGGTGGTGGTGGACCGGCTGCTGGAGAGGCAGAAGGCGGACAACGGGGGGAAGTACCCCGAGACCGTGGCGCTTGTGCTGTGGGGCACGGATAACATCAAGACTTACGGGGAGTCCCTGGCTCAAGTGCTCTGGATGATCGGTGTGAGGCCGGTCGCCGACACCTTCGGCCGCGTGAACCGCGTGGAGCCAGTCAGCCTGGAGGAGCTTGGCAGGCCGAGGGTGGACGTCGTCGTCAATTGCTCCGGCGTCTTCCGTGACCTCTTCATCAACCAG ATGAATCTCCTGGACCGGGCGGTGAAGATGGTGGCGGAGTTGGACGAGCCAGAGGAACAGAACTACGTCAGGAAGCACGCGCTGCAGCAAGCGTCGGAGCTGGGCGTGCCGGTGCGGGAGGCGGCCACCAGGGTCTTCTCCAACGCCTCCGGGTCCTACTCCTCCAACGTCAACCTGGCGGTGGAGAACTCATCGTGGAACGACGAGCAGCAGCTGCAGGACATGTACCTGAGCCGCAAGTCCTTCGCGTTCGACTGCGACGCGCCGGGCGCGGGCATGACGGAGAAGCGCAAGGCGTTCGAGATGGCGCTGAGCACGGCGGACGCCACCTTCCAGAACCTGGACTCCTCCGAGATCTCGCTCACGGACGTGAGCCACTACTTCGACTCGGACCCCACGAACCTGGTGCAGTCGCTGCGCAAGGACGGGAGGAAGCCCAGCGCGTACATCGCGGACACCACGACGGCGAATGCGCAGGTGCGGACGCTGGCGGAGACGGTGCGCCTGGACGCGCGGACGAAGCTGCTCAACCCCAAGTGGTACGAGGGGATGATGTCGAGCGGGTACGAGGGGGTGCGGGAGATCGAGAAGCGGCTGACGAACACGGTGGGGTGGAGCGCCACCTCAGGGCAGGTGGACAACTGGGTGTACGAGGAGGCCAACACCACCTTCATAAACGACGAGGAGATGCGGCGCCGGCTCATGGAGACCAACCCCAACTCCTTCCGCAAGCTGGTGCAGACATTCCTGGAGGCCAGCGGCCGCGGCTACTGGGAGACATCGGAAGACAACATCGAGCGCTTGCGGCAGCTGTACTCGGAGATTGAGGACAAGATCGAAGGCATCGAGCGGTGA
- the LOC103976148 gene encoding phytochromobilin:ferredoxin oxidoreductase, chloroplastic isoform X2, translating into MDLSTFSYQKFVNFALQETKLRTALAPLPSHEKFRLLRSKDNNTVLRTLSFCAPKIRLVRSLTVEGNRAMQVLDFAVFPEPEFDLPIFCANFFTNASLSIVVLDLNPLYDVTIHTDYKEKYYRKLLPLGKKYFELLPWGGNITGESLRFFSPIVIWTRFTSSQFKHDVLYSAFMDYFKAWLALMDEAVKETSACHIHRNREAQHKYLTWRAEKDPGHPILKKLVGENLAKELVWHFLFDGVDSLGAKTFLDYFPEYKCDSGTINQKRSVMGKSYETRPWDLNGEFVGATVR; encoded by the exons ATGGATCTCTCTACCTTTTCTTATCAGAAGTTCGTAAATTTCGCGCTCCAGGAGACCAAGCTTCGCACCGCTCTCGCTCCTCTGCCCTCCCAC GAAAAGTTCAGATTACTAAGGTCCAAAGACAACAATACTGTACTTCGTACACTTTCATTCTGTgcccccaaaattagacttgttcgAAGTTTGACAGTTGAAGGGAATCGTGCAATGCAG GTTCTTGATTTTGCTGTGTTCCCTGAGCCAGAATTTGATCTTCCTATATTTTGCGCTAATTTTTTTACCAATGCTAGCTTGAGCATCGTCGTCTT GGATCTTAACCCTCTCTATGATGTCACCATCCATACAGACTACAAGGAGAAGTATTATAGAAAGTTACTGCCTCTTGGCAAGAAATACTTTGAG CTTCTGCCATGGGGAGGCAATATTACAGGCGAATCTTTGAGATTTTTCTCACCAATTGTGATATGGACAAGATTCACTTCAAGCCAATTCAAGCACGACGTTCTATATTCTGCATTCATGGATTACTTTAAG GCATGGCTTGCATTGATGGATGAAGCAGTTAAAGAGACATCTGCTTGTCATATTCATCGGAATCGTGAAGCACAGCATAAGTATCTTACGTGGAGAGCTGAAAAG GACCCTGGACACCCAATATTGAAGAAGTTGGTTGGAGAAAATCTTGCAAAG GAGCTGGTGTGGCATTTTCTTTTTGACGGAGTCGATTCACTCGGAGCAAAGACATTCTTAGACTACTTCCCTGAATATAAATGTGACAGCGGGACAATAAATCAGAAGCGCAGTGTGATGGGAAAGTCCTACGAGACACGCCCATGGGATCTGAATGGAGAATTCGTTG GGGCGACTGTGCGATGA
- the LOC103976148 gene encoding phytochromobilin:ferredoxin oxidoreductase, chloroplastic isoform X1, giving the protein MDLSTFSYQKFVNFALQETKLRTALAPLPSHEKFRLLRSKDNNTVLRTLSFCAPKIRLVRSLTVEGNRAMQVLDFAVFPEPEFDLPIFCANFFTNASLSIVVLDLNPLYDVTIHTDYKEKYYRKLLPLGKKYFELLPWGGNITGESLRFFSPIVIWTRFTSSQFKHDVLYSAFMDYFKAWLALMDEAVKETSACHIHRNREAQHKYLTWRAEKDPGHPILKKLVGENLAKELVWHFLFDGVDSLGAKTFLDYFPEYKCDSGTINQKRSVMGKSYETRPWDLNGEFVDGRPST; this is encoded by the exons ATGGATCTCTCTACCTTTTCTTATCAGAAGTTCGTAAATTTCGCGCTCCAGGAGACCAAGCTTCGCACCGCTCTCGCTCCTCTGCCCTCCCAC GAAAAGTTCAGATTACTAAGGTCCAAAGACAACAATACTGTACTTCGTACACTTTCATTCTGTgcccccaaaattagacttgttcgAAGTTTGACAGTTGAAGGGAATCGTGCAATGCAG GTTCTTGATTTTGCTGTGTTCCCTGAGCCAGAATTTGATCTTCCTATATTTTGCGCTAATTTTTTTACCAATGCTAGCTTGAGCATCGTCGTCTT GGATCTTAACCCTCTCTATGATGTCACCATCCATACAGACTACAAGGAGAAGTATTATAGAAAGTTACTGCCTCTTGGCAAGAAATACTTTGAG CTTCTGCCATGGGGAGGCAATATTACAGGCGAATCTTTGAGATTTTTCTCACCAATTGTGATATGGACAAGATTCACTTCAAGCCAATTCAAGCACGACGTTCTATATTCTGCATTCATGGATTACTTTAAG GCATGGCTTGCATTGATGGATGAAGCAGTTAAAGAGACATCTGCTTGTCATATTCATCGGAATCGTGAAGCACAGCATAAGTATCTTACGTGGAGAGCTGAAAAG GACCCTGGACACCCAATATTGAAGAAGTTGGTTGGAGAAAATCTTGCAAAG GAGCTGGTGTGGCATTTTCTTTTTGACGGAGTCGATTCACTCGGAGCAAAGACATTCTTAGACTACTTCCCTGAATATAAATGTGACAGCGGGACAATAAATCAGAAGCGCAGTGTGATGGGAAAGTCCTACGAGACACGCCCATGGGATCTGAATGGAGAATTCGTTG ATGGGAGACCATCAACTTGA
- the LOC103976147 gene encoding annexin D3 isoform X2 translates to MSDSCCCHGHCCGLDATRLHLVLQRLNPLTCLYRLADGQGEGGGMGTITVPASLPSPEDDGHKLRKAFRGWGTDEKAIIDILGHRTAAQRSAIAAAYASLYSESLLDRLHSELSGDFRNAVMLWTMDPAERDAKLVNKALKRKGERHLWVIIEVACASSPDHLIAVRQQYCSLFASSLEEDVAHKITPTEPLGLLLVRLLTSYRYPEEHVAVELAKHEAAQLFDAVQKKQLHQDEVIRVLSTRNKSQLKETFEQYNEGYGRHIEEDIEGADRSQFASMLKAAIWCIASPEKHFAEVVRRSVVGLGTDEDSLTRAVVSRAEIDMKKVKEEYKKRYNTTLIYDVVDDTSGDYMRFLLTLIGPADA, encoded by the exons ATGTCCGACAGCTGCTGCTGCCACGGCCATTGCTGCGGCCTCGACGCCACACGATTGCATCTCGTCCTCCAGAGGCTCAACCCCCTCACTTGTTTATATAGGCTCGCGGACGGACAGGGAGAGGGAGGAGGGATGGGCACCATCACAGTCCCAGCTTCTCTTCCTTCCCCGGAAGATGACGGCCACAAGCTGCGGAAGGCCTTCCGAG GGTGGGGGACGGACGAGAAGGCAATCATAGACATCCTGGGCCACCGCACTGCGGCGCAGCGGTCGGCCATCGCCGCCGCTTACGCCAGCCTTTACAGTGAGTCGCTGCTCGATCGCCTCCACTCCGAGCTCTCCGGTGACTTCAGG AACGCAGTGATGCTATGGACCATGGACCCTGCAGAGAGAGATGCCAAATTGGTGAACAAGGCACTGAAGAGGAAGGGCGAGAGGCATCTCTGGGTGATCATAGAGGTCGCCTGTGCCTCATCCCCGGACCATCTGATCGCTGTTAGGCAGCAATATTGCTCTCTCTTCGCTTCCTCCCTCGAAGAAGATGTGGCTCATAAGATTACCCCAACGGAGCCCCTCGGACTG CTGTTGGTGCGTCTGCTTACCTCTTACCGGTATCCCGAGGAGCACGTCGCCGTCGAACTGGCAAAGCATGAGGCAGCTCAGCTCTTCGATGCGGTCCAAAAGAAGCAGTTGCATCAGGACGAAGTCATCCGCGTACTCAGCACGAGGAACAAATCGCAGTTGAAGGAAACCTTCGAGCAGTACAACGAAGGTTATGGAAGACACATTGAAGAG GACATCGAGGGCGCTGATCGAAGTCAGTTCGCGTCGATGCTGAAGGCTGCCATTTGGTGCATAGCGTCCCCGGAGAAACACTTTGCAGAG GTGGTGAGGAGATCGGTGGTGGGACTCGGAACGGACGAGGACTCGCTGACGAGAGCCGTGGTGAGTCGGGCAGAAATCGACATGAAGAAGGTGAAGGAGGAATACAAGAAGAGATACAACACCACGCTCATTTATGATGTAGTGGACGACACCTCGGGGGACTACATGAGGTTCTTGCTGACCTTGATCGGCCCTGCGGATGCATGA
- the LOC103976147 gene encoding annexin D3 isoform X1: MSDSCCCHGHCCGLDATRLHLVLQRLNPLTCLYRLADGQGEGGGMGTITVPASLPSPEDDGHKLRKAFRGWGTDEKAIIDILGHRTAAQRSAIAAAYASLYSESLLDRLHSELSGDFRNAVMLWTMDPAERDAKLVNKALKRKGERHLWVIIEVACASSPDHLIAVRQQYCSLFASSLEEDVAHKITPTEPLGLVMLLDIIIIGIGSSSSNLSFLQLLVRLLTSYRYPEEHVAVELAKHEAAQLFDAVQKKQLHQDEVIRVLSTRNKSQLKETFEQYNEGYGRHIEEDIEGADRSQFASMLKAAIWCIASPEKHFAEVVRRSVVGLGTDEDSLTRAVVSRAEIDMKKVKEEYKKRYNTTLIYDVVDDTSGDYMRFLLTLIGPADA, from the exons ATGTCCGACAGCTGCTGCTGCCACGGCCATTGCTGCGGCCTCGACGCCACACGATTGCATCTCGTCCTCCAGAGGCTCAACCCCCTCACTTGTTTATATAGGCTCGCGGACGGACAGGGAGAGGGAGGAGGGATGGGCACCATCACAGTCCCAGCTTCTCTTCCTTCCCCGGAAGATGACGGCCACAAGCTGCGGAAGGCCTTCCGAG GGTGGGGGACGGACGAGAAGGCAATCATAGACATCCTGGGCCACCGCACTGCGGCGCAGCGGTCGGCCATCGCCGCCGCTTACGCCAGCCTTTACAGTGAGTCGCTGCTCGATCGCCTCCACTCCGAGCTCTCCGGTGACTTCAGG AACGCAGTGATGCTATGGACCATGGACCCTGCAGAGAGAGATGCCAAATTGGTGAACAAGGCACTGAAGAGGAAGGGCGAGAGGCATCTCTGGGTGATCATAGAGGTCGCCTGTGCCTCATCCCCGGACCATCTGATCGCTGTTAGGCAGCAATATTGCTCTCTCTTCGCTTCCTCCCTCGAAGAAGATGTGGCTCATAAGATTACCCCAACGGAGCCCCTCGGACTGGTAATGCTCCTCGACATCATCATCATCGGTATCGGAAGCAGCAGCAGTAATCTTTCATTCCTGCAGCTGTTGGTGCGTCTGCTTACCTCTTACCGGTATCCCGAGGAGCACGTCGCCGTCGAACTGGCAAAGCATGAGGCAGCTCAGCTCTTCGATGCGGTCCAAAAGAAGCAGTTGCATCAGGACGAAGTCATCCGCGTACTCAGCACGAGGAACAAATCGCAGTTGAAGGAAACCTTCGAGCAGTACAACGAAGGTTATGGAAGACACATTGAAGAG GACATCGAGGGCGCTGATCGAAGTCAGTTCGCGTCGATGCTGAAGGCTGCCATTTGGTGCATAGCGTCCCCGGAGAAACACTTTGCAGAG GTGGTGAGGAGATCGGTGGTGGGACTCGGAACGGACGAGGACTCGCTGACGAGAGCCGTGGTGAGTCGGGCAGAAATCGACATGAAGAAGGTGAAGGAGGAATACAAGAAGAGATACAACACCACGCTCATTTATGATGTAGTGGACGACACCTCGGGGGACTACATGAGGTTCTTGCTGACCTTGATCGGCCCTGCGGATGCATGA